The following are encoded in a window of Phaseolus vulgaris cultivar G19833 chromosome 3, P. vulgaris v2.0, whole genome shotgun sequence genomic DNA:
- the LOC137806356 gene encoding uncharacterized protein, whose amino-acid sequence MAMTQGVQKNTLYVGGLAEEVNESILHAAFIPFGDIKDVKTPLDQATQKHRSFGFVTFLEREDATAAMDNMDGAELYGRVLTVNYALPERIKGGEQGWAAQPIWADADTWFERQQQEEEMRRIETENRAAMQAAEDLHRKQVAEQREGEKEEESETKEDPMAKAEAEGLQQ is encoded by the exons ATGGCGATGACGCAAGGGGTGCAGAAGAACACACTGTACGTGGGAGGGTTAGCGGAGGAGGTCAACGAGTCAATCCTCCACGCCGCCTTCATCCCCTTCGGCGACATCAAGGACGTCAAGACGCCACTCGACCAGGCCACGCAGAAGCACCGCTCATTCGGCTTCGTCACCTTCCTCGAGCGAGAAGACGCCACCGCCGCCATGGACAACATGGACGGAGCCGAGCTCTACGGCCGCGTCCTCACCGTCAACTACGCCCTCCCCGAACGCATCAAAGGCGGTGAACAAGGCTGGGCCGCCCAACCTA TTTGGGCGGATGCCGATACCTGGTTTGAGCGGCAGCAGCAGGAGGAGGAGATGCGGCGGATTGAGACCGAGAATCGCGCGGCGATGCAGGCGGCGGAGGACTTGCACCGGAAACAAGTGGCGGAACAGCGAGAGGGAGAGAAGGAAGAGGAAAGTGAGACGAAGGAGGATCCTATGGCCAAGGCTGAAGCTGAGGGTCTACAACAATAG